One genomic segment of Paenibacillus durus includes these proteins:
- a CDS encoding NAD-dependent epimerase/dehydratase family protein, protein MKVLVTGGYGFIGSHVSDRFHKEGYDVYIIDELSSGSKRNIQFPHKGYILSINDPKCEEVFRSNKFDAVIHLAAQIGGPASIESPPQDTESNVLGLSNMLTMASRHGVRKFIFASSAEVYGIKEDAPLHETAPLSPRSLYGINKMIGETYCAKWQEIYGLDTVCFRMSNVYGPRQGNKDKGGVVSIFMDELMEGHGITVYGDGNQTRDFIYVEDVADAMFRASYSPVSGVYNLSAGKESSINELIDELQILQGGDARITYSSPREGDAYRLVLDNSRIMHDLDWAPKYSLHEGLHRTCNWKSDKQGEKSEQPSVSRTSSPLRKKLNRLLPYAENLIAFAALALIGSPLEITESAGLDLKLLYIIVMGILYGSRQSMLAVMLSVILFIQEKLDNGRDLLSLLYDTTLFFQMALYLFIGLVVGYSVEHRSNKLNRAERQLVQSGEKYTFLYEVYEDTRSVKDELQQQIRATEDSFGKINAVTRELESLEPERIFLEAVGVVEKIMRTDQVSIYTVNKSKQYLRLAAHSSGASLADARSLKVEEHPHIKSLLDSKRLYVNKELLPGLPLLAAPVLSSGEVVAVVSVHTVEFSRFTQYYQNLFKTVVDLISSSLSRAHAYVEAAADRRYIDGVDGRILRTEAFKSILASKQAASERFGVDYVLLSTGFRNASPELAERIHTSLRETDYLGLSEDGELLILLSNSNQKDAQFVMDRLSEKGVHLQEGVESFYV, encoded by the coding sequence ATGAAAGTGTTAGTCACAGGGGGCTACGGCTTTATCGGATCTCATGTATCCGACCGTTTTCACAAAGAAGGCTATGATGTCTACATTATTGATGAATTATCATCGGGAAGCAAACGCAATATCCAATTTCCGCACAAAGGATATATACTTTCGATTAATGATCCTAAATGCGAGGAAGTGTTCCGCAGCAACAAGTTCGATGCTGTAATCCACCTGGCCGCGCAAATCGGCGGCCCCGCTTCAATAGAATCTCCTCCTCAGGATACCGAGTCCAATGTTCTCGGGTTATCCAACATGCTGACTATGGCAAGCCGTCATGGCGTCCGGAAATTTATCTTTGCATCTTCGGCTGAAGTCTATGGAATCAAAGAAGATGCTCCTTTACATGAAACCGCTCCCCTCTCCCCCCGCTCTCTTTACGGGATCAATAAAATGATAGGAGAAACATACTGCGCCAAGTGGCAGGAAATCTACGGACTGGATACGGTCTGCTTCCGTATGTCCAATGTTTATGGTCCGCGGCAGGGGAACAAGGACAAGGGCGGTGTGGTTTCCATTTTTATGGATGAATTGATGGAAGGACACGGCATTACAGTCTACGGCGACGGTAATCAGACCCGCGACTTCATCTACGTCGAGGATGTCGCTGACGCTATGTTCAGGGCCTCCTACTCCCCGGTCAGCGGCGTCTACAATTTATCGGCAGGCAAGGAAAGTTCGATCAATGAGCTGATTGATGAGCTTCAGATACTGCAAGGCGGCGATGCGCGCATCACCTACTCTTCGCCCCGCGAAGGCGATGCTTATCGCCTAGTGCTGGATAACAGCCGTATCATGCATGATCTGGATTGGGCTCCCAAATACTCACTGCATGAAGGGCTCCATAGAACTTGCAACTGGAAATCCGACAAGCAAGGCGAGAAATCCGAACAACCCTCCGTATCCAGGACAAGTTCCCCTCTGCGCAAGAAGCTGAACCGTCTGCTTCCTTATGCCGAGAATCTTATTGCATTTGCTGCGCTTGCCTTGATCGGCAGCCCTCTGGAAATCACAGAATCTGCCGGACTTGATTTAAAGCTTCTCTATATTATCGTCATGGGCATTCTGTATGGCAGCCGCCAGTCCATGCTTGCCGTGATGCTGTCCGTTATCCTGTTCATTCAGGAGAAGCTGGACAACGGCCGCGACCTGCTTTCTTTGCTGTATGATACGACCCTGTTCTTCCAAATGGCTCTGTATCTATTCATCGGTCTTGTCGTCGGTTACAGCGTGGAGCACCGCAGCAATAAGCTTAACCGCGCTGAGCGGCAGCTGGTTCAGTCTGGTGAAAAATACACATTTCTGTATGAGGTGTATGAGGATACCCGGTCAGTCAAAGACGAACTTCAACAGCAAATCAGGGCAACCGAGGACAGCTTCGGCAAAATCAACGCGGTGACCAGGGAGCTGGAAAGTCTGGAGCCGGAGAGAATCTTCCTAGAGGCAGTCGGCGTGGTCGAGAAAATCATGAGGACTGATCAGGTCAGCATTTATACCGTCAACAAATCCAAGCAATATTTGCGTCTGGCCGCTCATTCCTCCGGCGCTTCCCTGGCGGATGCCCGTTCCTTGAAAGTGGAGGAGCATCCACATATTAAGTCCCTGCTGGATAGCAAACGTCTATATGTCAATAAGGAGCTGCTGCCCGGGCTTCCCCTGCTTGCCGCTCCGGTCCTTAGCAGCGGAGAAGTCGTTGCCGTCGTATCCGTACATACTGTCGAATTCAGCCGTTTCACCCAGTATTATCAGAACCTGTTCAAGACGGTTGTGGACCTCATATCCTCCTCGCTGTCGCGCGCGCATGCCTACGTTGAAGCCGCAGCTGACCGCAGGTATATAGACGGGGTGGACGGCCGGATTTTACGAACAGAGGCTTTCAAAAGCATCCTGGCCAGCAAGCAGGCCGCCAGCGAGCGGTTCGGCGTTGATTATGTGCTGCTCTCCACCGGATTTCGGAATGCGTCTCCCGAGTTGGCCGAGCGTATCCACACTTCCTTGCGCGAGACCGATTATCTGGGTCTATCCGAAGACGGAGAGCTGCTAATCCTGCTAAGCAACTCCAACCAGAAGGATGCCCAATTTGTCATGGACCGTTTATCGGAAAAAGGCGTGCATCTGCAAGAAGGAGTGGAATCCTTCTATGTATAA